The Musa acuminata AAA Group cultivar baxijiao chromosome BXJ1-8, Cavendish_Baxijiao_AAA, whole genome shotgun sequence genomic sequence GTGGGAAAGTTATTTTCCCCAGGGATCTGCtccaagttcagagctttcccgtCGGTTTGGGGTTGAGGACCCTAGAAAAGGTCGGTAAGGGTTTAGAGGATGTCGTTGGGTGGAGGGAGAAGGGAAAGTGTGTGCAGAGCACGGCGCGGTTGGGGTTGATGAAAAGTTCCTGAATTTACCCAATTTGTTTCCTATCAGCAGGATGGTGTCCGGTCCTCTGATTGGATGGTAAGTTGGTTCTCTCTTAATATTGATCTCTTAAATCTGGTAATTTCAGAGGGAAAAAGAATAACGTTAATATTATGCAGCTGGTAGATTCAGGGGGAAGAAGAATAACGTTTATATTACGCTATTATTTGACGAACTTGTGAAATATTGCGCCGAAAAATCTGCCCAGTTTCATTTTCTTTGTCTTTAGAACCTTGATGTGATTTAGATTCAACAATGAACGTGCCTTTCTTTCTTAAATAATAGAAGCACAATAGAGAACCTAGCCTCTGTTGTGTCTTACCCATTTGAGAATATCAACTGGATTCTGAAATGTATCTGAATCTGATTTAGTAAAAGAAGTCATGGAGACACATTGTAGAAGTATAATTCATGATCATATTCAATGTGTTTAAcattttaataagtttatatggTCTCAAAAACCAAAACTTCCATAAACCTATACCAAACTATTGGGGAACCATTTGATTCATGGATATATCTAGACTAGATTCTGATGTTATCCTAGTGTCTGAAAAATAGATACAGTGACATGTTTAAGAAATAGTGAGATAAGACCTCTCATGTGTGGCAATGCGACATATTAGAGGTTAAGTCTGTGTGATTGCAGAAATCAAAGAAGATCCACTGCATGTATAGTCGAATAGTTGGATAAGTATTTTATTCGTTGGCACACATCTGACACTGGATACCCGTCACGAGTTCTAATGGATGCAAACGGGCAATGAACTATGATATCCATATTTTGAATGTGGTGGTAAGTCATTAGTTGCCACATGGAAACATGAATGATGGTCGCAATCGTATAGACCCTAATTAACTGGAAAATTAAGACATACTCAATATACTGAAAAGTAGGAGGTAACTGTAAAACATTCTTATGGTTGCAATTTCATGGTTGTTTCctttgcaaaactatcttctctaattcattttaAAATCCCCCTGCTTGAGCCGAGGGATGCATGTGTATGTGGTcaaatagttggggttggtttgATTGGGGGAATTTGTTGTGATAATTTATATGATTTCACTTAAGCTCCAGGGAAAGTGCTGATGTTCCTTTCCTGCCCTTTCATTGAGAAAAACTTTGTTGCTTGGAGAAATAACCTTGTATCTATTTCAACATATGTTACATTGATTTTATAGCAAAAATTGATTTATATGGGATTCAAATTgatgaaaagaaaattcatctTACAAAATTTGTTGCATGAGCCTAATTATCTGATAGGATGATTGTACGTGAGTGGTATCTTCCAGCTTTTGGCACATCGATTGTTTCTCGAGCAACTGACTGGGTGAGCAGTCAAAATTTTTGAGTAATACCAACTGATTGTCCTTTCTGTTTCCAGTTTATTAACTCTCAGTATCTATCCTTATTTTTGTTGTAGCCGGATGCTTTCCTTGCAAGAAAGATGGGTATTAATTCAGTACCTGGATCCACTTGCTGacaagtttgatttttttttaatggaacTTGTGACTTAATTTGATTCCCCCTTTCTTAGTCATTAATGCTGTGTGGGTTGTGTACCCTTAATGTGTTATCTATATTCTGATTTTGTGAGTGCAGGTTCTTATAAGTTGTGTTGCTTTAGCTATGGTTGGAAAAGATCTCTTAGATCATGAGTCATTTGTAATAGCTTGATTGTGCACTGAGTAAACTTTCATgagaaaattaatatatatattttttccttttttttttcattgcttATCCAGTGAAATCATTTTGACCAATTGGTATAAAAAGGTATCTCTCCTGATCTGGCAACTATGTTCACTCAAAACTAATAGTCCATGTTCTCAATCAAAAAGCAGGTTTAGTTTGCAGATGGACTGATATTCCTTAAAGAACATGTTTCTCATTTGAACTTTCTtcaatttcttttattttaattgatTGAACCAGTGTACATGCTTTTAAAAACTAAATCTTGGTGAGCCGTATCATGAGTTTTAGATTGAATGATTAAATAGTTCTTTAGGAGGTAATTTTAGATTAAGATGCTAGTTTTAATTTCTGAGCAACTGTAGCTTTAACAACTAACATGGCAACCACCTAACTTTCTTTGTGGCTTTTGAAGCTATGGTGGTGGCCTTGGtggttccaagagatgtctcttaTCAGCGGTGCAGTTTATAAAAGAGCTTCTAGCTTGGGGTGGGAGGTAAAGTTGACACGGCTTATAATAAGACTTCCTGTTTCTAGTCCAGTCTGAGGAACCTACTAATTATTTCTTCTCTTGTTCTGTTTTTAGTGGAAGAGTTGGTCGAGTTTGCAAACCTTGATGCAACTCAGAGAGAGAAGGTAGAGCCTCTCTTTATTAGGTATGACATTCTTTTCTGGATACTTAACTTCTCGGTAGACCTTTTTGTGATATCATAACACATCTATCTATACTTAAAGCTATCTCAACAACCTTTTAAGAGTCGATGATGCAGGTGAACACAGTTTTCCAGTTGCTTctagctgctgctgctcttcTGCAACCTGAATCGGGCAGTGAAGAAACTCAGGTGTACATAACTTGAGGTAAATCGCACAATGTGTTTTCCGTGCTCTAGCTTGTGAACTCCATGAAGTCCATATGCAATGTGAGTGGATATGCAGGTCTAGTTATCTGATCCAACATCTGCTCCTCTTCTCTATTAGCTATTCTGGCCCTCCTCTATTATCAATGTAGCTTTTCTTTTCTGTCAAGTATAAATTGTTGACATAAAGACAGCTTTTTTATTTGCAGCTGGTTGGTGGCTTCAACAACGACCGCATCTGCAGTTGCTTATGGTGCCCAATATCTTTGCGGATGATAAGCTTTCTCTGCCCTAGAAGTACTGTGGTGGTGGAGATCAACCAGCAACGGGAAGTGATTTTAGGTTATATTTCATGTGCTTTTCTAAAGCAATTGGTTGTTGTGATCAATAAATTGCATTTTAGGGAAAAGGCCTTTTTGTTTCTTGTTCTTGAGACACGAGGAAAGAAGAGGAAGATAATAGCAACAGACAGCTTTAGATCGACAGCTTGGTAATTTGGGGAACATGCAATAGAAGTTGATAGGAGAAACAACGCCGAATATGGCCCATTTGATGGTCCCAGAAAACCTTTCTGAGTCCATCGAACTCCGGCATTTTCACGGCATGCTCAATCAAGAATTGCACCAGAGAAACCAATGATGAGCGTACATTGTGAAAACAGAAGTAGCACCGTCCATGTATGCTTTGTGTATATTCATTTAGAAGATGATAGCAGAGATAGCATTCGTTGTCGTTTTAATCCTCGAACAAGCAGTATGTCTTGGTGTATCAATGTTGCTTTAGATTTGGTTGGATATCGGAAGAAATGCTTAATGTTGGATTTTGTCTTTGGTGGGGAATTTAAATGTTTATTTTTAAGCTTTGCAAGGACAGATATAATTAAGAGAGGTCTCGAGACAAACAAGGAAAAATAATCTATGAAAGAACGAGAAAGGCCGGCATGGTGGAGGAGGATATACAGGAGAGGGCTAAATGACAAAGGCAAAAGTAAAGGTCCATACTGTTGATAGCCTTAGAGGAAGGGAAGCCATGCGAGAAGGACCAGCAGGGCCAAGGAGGAAAGCACGAGATGGGAGACAGGGGGGGCAGGCTGAAAAGAGAAGGCCGCGGCGGAGTCACTGAGGTGCTGGAATTGGAGGGAGTCGACGGCGAGGGGCATGTTCTCCTGGTCAGGGCTGCACTTGtaaccgccaccgccgccgccgccggcctgCGGCGGGTGGGCGCTGTAGAGCACGGCGCGCAGAACGGCCGACACCGTGGGGATGTACGCCGTCTTGTTCCTCGCCAGCAACCACGTGAGCCCCATCAGCTGGCAGTCCCGCCCGAACATCCTCTTTGCCCGATCGCCGCCGCCTTCGTATTCCCCCACACCACCGCCATGCCCCTTCACCTGCACATCCATGGTGATTGATCAttatggctgctgctgctgcgactACCGAGAGGTCAAGCGGTTTATCCACAGTGAAAACAAGTGTTGTCCGACGGGGAGGCACGTAAAGAACTGCGACGAGTCGCATGTTGCATGTTCATTTACTAAGCTGTGCAGGGAAATGTGTCCTGTTCTGTTGCTTCACCGCTTCTATTTGTAGAACTTGGAAAAGACAGAGAAGCGAGAAGAAACAATCTTTCACACAGACAGAGTACGTAAAGAAGGGGTTCGAGGAAGCGGACCTTCTCGAGGGAGTGGAGGCAGCGGGTGCAGCCGGCGTAAGATGCGTTCCGGCAGTCGCCCTCGAGTTGACGTACGGCCAAAGTGGGCGTGGCGCTCCGGGCTGCGCCGCCGCTGACGTTGAAGGCGGCCGGGCAGCGGAGCGACCCGATCTGATGGAGGCGGATGCCGCAGAAGCAGAGCACGGTGTCGCATGTGGCGTTGGGCCGCGGCAGGCGGATGTCGCGCCGTTCAAGCGCGCTCTGCAGCGAGTCCACGCACTTCTGGTTGTCGTCAGGCATCATCGGCCCATCCATGCCGTCAAGCCCGTCGTCAGTCGCGGGCGGCGGCTGGAGCTCCAGTGCGGAGCGAGCGTGAGCAGCGAAGAGCCAGGCGGCGAGCACCGGGCAGCAGCGGCTCCTGTCGAGACCCCCGCGGATGCAGGCGTCACCGACCCCACCGAAGAGCTCATCGGATAGGTCGAGGCGACACTCGCTCCGGTTGTTAGACCGGGCAACCGGGAAGGCCGGCACCGTCGTTGAGGCGAAGCCGCTAGCGTTGAGGGAACGCTGCTCGTCGTAGAGGATTTGCGGCTTGACTCCGGCTGCTAAGGCAGCCGTGAGCGCGGTGGCCGAGACAACGAGGAGAGTAAGGTGCAATGAGGCAGCGGGTGATctcattcttcttctttcttccgaCCTCTGCTTCTTCTACGGCAACAGAGTGgtcggaggaggagaagaagattcGGAGAGTAATATTCCT encodes the following:
- the LOC135680644 gene encoding uncharacterized GPI-anchored protein At4g28100-like, which codes for MRSPAASLHLTLLVVSATALTAALAAGVKPQILYDEQRSLNASGFASTTVPAFPVARSNNRSECRLDLSDELFGGVGDACIRGGLDRSRCCPVLAAWLFAAHARSALELQPPPATDDGLDGMDGPMMPDDNQKCVDSLQSALERRDIRLPRPNATCDTVLCFCGIRLHQIGSLRCPAAFNVSGGAARSATPTLAVRQLEGDCRNASYAGCTRCLHSLEKVKGHGGGVGEYEGGGDRAKRMFGRDCQLMGLTWLLARNKTAYIPTVSAVLRAVLYSAHPPQAGGGGGGGYKCSPDQENMPLAVDSLQFQHLSDSAAAFSFQPAPPVSHLVLSSLALLVLLAWLPFL